A window from Mytilus galloprovincialis chromosome 8, xbMytGall1.hap1.1, whole genome shotgun sequence encodes these proteins:
- the LOC143042715 gene encoding uncharacterized protein LOC143042715, translating to MEESIWPNFEIFVAPSRADPVEENKDFKPDSLLKNEEPVLKRPRREIVSCFDTPGLYEVSSQSEPSLSQESSWSLTSDGQKHLNSGIHVLNEPLQNLSSGHMSPIKYILQQPLECVQDSTKRYVRRKASEAVCTVLDHIAPGQSSKLLDLLVEDICNNNAVDKQNESKDELLNLILRLYDEADSNALKMQLLSIISTTSLNSKSQLLELKPGMSKWKVDQSRSHATRFGVGTIQTEKTPNYRDKMDKEKLKHAMAFFLDPNFIQICSFGNKDLHFDNGDVINILQVVRRTCHSALIHMYKTVCTEADFTPLSDSTLFKILTTCSAAKRSNLCGLDNITTDGTFAIENLIRMTETLKVGIK from the exons AATGAAGAGCCTGTATTGAAAAGACCACGCAGAGAAATTGTCAGTTGTTTTGATACACCAGGACTGTATGAAGTATCATCACAG tcTGAACCATCATTGTCACAAGAATCCAGTTGGAGCCTAACTTCAGATGGTCAAAAGCATCTCAACAGCGGAATACATGTTTTGAATGAGCCACTTCAAAATCTAAGTAGTGGACACATGAGTCCTATCAAATACATACTTCAACAGCCATTGGAATGTGTACAAGATAGTACTAAGAG GTATGTAAGAAGAAAAGCCTCAGAAGCAGTTTGTACAGTGCTTGACCATATTGCACCTGGACAGTCATCAAAACTTCTTGATCTACTCGTGGAAGACATCTGTAATAATAATGCTGTTGACAAGCAAAATGAGAGCAAAGATGAATTATTGAATTTGATACTGAGATTATATGATGAAGCTGACAgtaatgcattaaaaatgcaatTACTTTCAATAATATCAACCACATCATTAAACAGTAAATCACAGCTGCTAGAATTAAAACCTGGAATGTCAAAATGGAAAGTTGACCAGAGTAGAAGCCATGCAACACGCTTTGGTGTTGGGACAATACAAACTGAAAAGACCCCAAACTACAGAGATAAGATGGATAAGGAAAAACTGAAGCATGCAATGGCATTTTTTCTGGATCctaattttatacaaatttgttcCTTTGGAAATAAGGACTTGCATTTTGATAATGGAGATGTCATAAATATACTCCAAGTTGTACGAAGAACTTGTCATTCTGCACTGATACATATGTACAAGACAGTATGCACAGAAGCTGATTTTACTCCTCTGTCAGACAGTActcttttcaaaattttgactACTTGTTCAGCAGCaaaacggtctaatttatgtggACTTGATAATATTACTACTGATGGCACTTTTGCAATTGAAAATCTTATCAGAATGACAGAAACTCTAAAGGTTGGGATCAAATAA